The following proteins come from a genomic window of Ilumatobacter coccineus YM16-304:
- a CDS encoding class I SAM-dependent methyltransferase, producing MANEGYIEANRLNWDDRARLHARGSTGYRLDRFRDDRALLSDVVDFDRQYLGDIAGLRAVHLQCHIGTDTLSLARLGADVVGLDQSEASLDAARELFASVDTPGTFVESNVYDAVDALGGEQFDLVYTGVGALNWLPDIARWGEVCAALVKPGGRFHLRECHPIAYALDDTMSADETDAGLRLKYPYFETVEPLTFDEADTYVDTAGEQLTNTRSHEWNHGIGEVFTALTSAGLTVTTLEEHRRLDWRMLPNQIERDELFFLPDHQIDRCPMMYTMAATKPS from the coding sequence ATGGCGAACGAGGGGTACATCGAGGCGAACCGGCTGAACTGGGACGACCGGGCTCGATTGCACGCGCGAGGGTCGACCGGGTATCGCCTCGATCGCTTTCGTGACGATCGGGCGTTGCTCAGCGACGTGGTCGACTTCGATCGGCAGTACCTCGGCGACATCGCCGGACTGCGCGCGGTGCACCTGCAGTGCCACATCGGAACCGACACGTTGTCGTTGGCCCGGCTCGGCGCCGACGTCGTGGGGCTCGATCAGTCGGAAGCGTCGCTCGACGCGGCCCGGGAGTTGTTCGCGTCGGTCGACACCCCCGGAACGTTCGTCGAGTCGAACGTGTACGACGCGGTCGACGCGCTCGGCGGCGAGCAGTTCGACCTCGTCTACACCGGCGTCGGCGCGCTCAACTGGCTGCCCGACATCGCCCGATGGGGTGAGGTGTGCGCGGCGCTGGTGAAGCCGGGCGGCCGGTTCCATCTCCGGGAGTGCCATCCGATCGCGTATGCGCTCGACGACACCATGTCGGCCGACGAGACCGACGCCGGGCTGCGGTTGAAGTACCCCTACTTCGAAACGGTCGAACCGCTCACGTTCGACGAGGCCGACACGTACGTCGACACCGCCGGCGAGCAGCTGACGAACACCCGCTCACACGAGTGGAACCACGGAATCGGCGAGGTGTTCACGGCGTTGACCTCGGCTGGTCTGACGGTGACGACGCTCGAGGAGCACCGACGCCTCGATTGGCGAATGCTCCCGAATCAGATCGAACGCGACGAGCTGTTCTTCCTCCCCGACCATCAGATCGACCGGTGTCCGATGATGTACACGATGGCCGCCACCAAACCGTCCTGA
- a CDS encoding PadR family transcriptional regulator — MTAALLLLDERPMHGYELITELEARSDGRWRPSPGTMYPALNRMEERGLVDVEEIDGKRQFSLTEAGRTRVAEYRDAKSDDEPAPWDDNGHGERGDLRGAMAELVGQARQIGRFGTPEQVEQAKSVLADTKRKLYAILAAEPDEPAEPGDAE; from the coding sequence GTGACCGCTGCGCTGCTGCTGCTCGACGAGCGGCCGATGCACGGCTACGAACTCATCACCGAACTCGAGGCACGCAGCGACGGTCGCTGGCGGCCCAGCCCCGGCACGATGTACCCCGCACTCAACCGGATGGAAGAGCGAGGCCTCGTCGACGTCGAAGAGATCGACGGCAAGCGACAGTTCAGCCTCACCGAGGCCGGCCGAACGCGGGTCGCCGAATACCGCGACGCCAAGAGCGACGATGAGCCGGCGCCCTGGGACGACAACGGACACGGCGAGCGCGGCGATCTCCGCGGCGCCATGGCCGAACTCGTCGGCCAAGCACGTCAGATCGGCCGCTTCGGCACGCCCGAGCAGGTCGAGCAGGCGAAGTCGGTACTGGCCGACACCAAGCGCAAGCTCTACGCCATCCTCGCCGCCGAGCCCGACGAGCCGGCCGAGCCGGGCGACGCCGAGTGA
- a CDS encoding mycothiol-dependent nitroreductase Rv2466c family protein, whose amino-acid sequence MSDTTTEIEFWIDPACPFCWATARWVVDEVVPHRDISVTWRSISLLFKNDPPEGSEYRTAAEQTHGHLRVMEAMRAAAESPEQGNHDVFKLYWELGARLHHDGNRDFEVAEALEAVGLDTSFASAATDEQWDPAIQAAMDDGLGLVGNDVGTPIIAMKNSRGERVGYFGPVITKVPTGDDSLKMWDALVAMMDVDGFFELKKTRTEGPNPGARPDPV is encoded by the coding sequence ATGAGTGACACGACGACCGAGATCGAGTTCTGGATCGACCCCGCCTGCCCGTTCTGCTGGGCGACGGCCCGTTGGGTCGTCGACGAGGTGGTGCCACACCGTGACATCTCCGTCACGTGGCGCTCGATCAGCCTGCTGTTCAAGAACGACCCGCCCGAGGGTTCGGAGTACCGCACGGCGGCGGAGCAGACCCACGGCCACCTGCGAGTGATGGAAGCCATGCGAGCGGCCGCCGAGTCGCCCGAGCAGGGCAACCACGACGTGTTCAAGCTCTACTGGGAACTCGGCGCACGCCTCCACCACGACGGCAACCGCGACTTCGAGGTCGCCGAGGCACTCGAGGCCGTCGGGCTCGACACGTCGTTCGCATCGGCCGCCACCGACGAGCAGTGGGACCCGGCGATCCAAGCGGCGATGGACGACGGCCTCGGCCTCGTCGGCAACGACGTCGGCACGCCGATCATCGCGATGAAGAACTCGCGCGGCGAGCGCGTCGGCTACTTCGGCCCGGTCATCACGAAGGTGCCGACCGGCGACGACTCGCTGAAGATGTGGGATGCGCTGGTGGCGATGATGGACGTCGACGGCTTCTTCGAATTGAAGAAGACGCGCACCGAGGGCCCCAACCCCGGCGCGCGTCCCGACCCCGTCTGA